A single window of Desulfovibrio sp. G11 DNA harbors:
- a CDS encoding thiamine pyrophosphate-binding protein, giving the protein MITVAAYIFDFLAAKNVRQAFLFTGGMAMHLNDALASEQRIHTLCCHHEQACALAAEGYAHVTGRPAIVQITSGPGALNAMTGVFGAYVDGLPMIIVSGQSKRETLCATYGLVGQLRQAGEQEAQTVPMANFITKYAVAVHDPSRIVYEMEKAWRVAMSGKPGPVWIEIPVDVQGMKIKPQTLPAFHIPLTPPADLSSLADNVARAIANAKRPMLVAGPGLRVVQATKAFRALAQRLGCPVLCAGTLDIIQKEHPLYAGGMGNVGTRAGNINVQNADLLIFLGVTMHLTMTTYNWPAMGKNAHKIVVECEATECERPQYIADTTILAETKAFVQALDAACAAQNVAVHPQWLDFCRERVRQLPAVPGHLRRLNAQGRINPYWFAEELFTMLKERDIIVPGNASAGVTAQQAGSLRPRQRLIANFGNGPMGMAVPAAIGAAVAVLGQRIICLDGDGSFMLNMQELATIRQNNLPIIIVIYNNDGYMSIRQTQRSFFKYQLGTGPDTGLGFPSFEGVAAAFGLGYHRIVGNTWQQQLRQALEENGPLIIEALLDPEQGFEPKIAARKLADGRMISLPPEDMSPFLDRAELQSHLLFPTEGQEEDT; this is encoded by the coding sequence TTTTGATTTTCTTGCCGCAAAAAATGTGCGGCAGGCCTTCCTGTTCACAGGGGGCATGGCTATGCACCTTAACGATGCTCTAGCGTCAGAACAGCGCATACATACGCTCTGTTGCCATCACGAACAGGCCTGTGCCTTAGCGGCGGAAGGCTATGCCCATGTGACGGGCAGACCTGCCATCGTCCAAATAACCTCTGGCCCTGGCGCGCTCAATGCCATGACGGGGGTTTTCGGCGCGTATGTGGATGGGCTACCCATGATTATTGTTTCTGGCCAATCCAAGCGAGAAACCCTGTGCGCGACCTACGGCTTAGTAGGACAGCTTCGACAGGCTGGCGAGCAAGAAGCCCAGACAGTACCCATGGCCAACTTTATCACCAAGTATGCGGTTGCCGTGCACGACCCTTCCCGCATTGTGTATGAAATGGAAAAGGCTTGGCGCGTGGCCATGTCAGGCAAACCCGGTCCGGTATGGATTGAAATTCCTGTGGATGTACAGGGCATGAAAATTAAGCCACAAACCTTACCCGCGTTCCATATACCCTTGACTCCCCCGGCGGATCTTTCTTCCCTAGCAGATAACGTCGCTAGGGCCATAGCCAACGCAAAACGTCCCATGCTGGTTGCGGGACCGGGCCTGCGAGTTGTACAGGCAACAAAGGCTTTTCGCGCTTTAGCCCAGCGCTTGGGTTGTCCCGTGCTTTGTGCGGGCACGTTGGACATCATCCAAAAAGAACACCCACTCTATGCAGGTGGTATGGGCAATGTGGGCACCCGTGCGGGCAACATCAATGTGCAAAATGCCGATTTGTTGATATTCTTGGGTGTCACCATGCATCTAACCATGACAACCTACAACTGGCCAGCCATGGGTAAAAATGCTCACAAAATAGTAGTGGAGTGTGAAGCGACAGAATGTGAACGCCCACAGTACATTGCCGATACGACAATACTAGCTGAAACGAAAGCTTTCGTACAGGCTCTAGATGCCGCATGCGCGGCGCAGAATGTTGCTGTACATCCCCAATGGCTGGATTTTTGCCGCGAACGCGTACGTCAACTACCCGCAGTACCGGGACATCTGCGCAGACTGAATGCCCAAGGACGAATCAATCCGTATTGGTTTGCGGAAGAACTGTTCACAATGCTAAAAGAGCGCGATATCATCGTGCCTGGCAACGCCAGCGCTGGGGTAACCGCCCAACAGGCAGGCAGTTTACGCCCTAGGCAGCGGCTCATTGCAAACTTTGGCAATGGCCCCATGGGTATGGCCGTGCCTGCGGCCATAGGTGCCGCAGTTGCGGTGCTTGGCCAACGTATCATCTGCCTTGACGGTGATGGCAGCTTTATGTTGAACATGCAAGAGTTGGCTACAATACGTCAAAACAATCTACCAATCATAATAGTTATTTACAATAATGACGGATATATGTCCATCAGGCAAACCCAACGCAGCTTTTTCAAATACCAATTGGGTACCGGCCCGGACACGGGTCTAGGCTTTCCCTCCTTCGAGGGCGTGGCTGCGGCATTTGGCCTTGGCTACCACCGTATTGTAGGCAACACTTGGCAGCAGCAACTCAGGCAAGCCCTTGAAGAAAATGGGCCACTCATTATTGAAGCTCTACTTGACCCAGAACAAGGTTTTGAACCCAAAATTGCCGCTAGAAAATTGGCTGACGGGCGTATGATTTCACTGCCGCCGGAAGACATGTCTCCTTTTCTCGATCGTGCAGAATTGCAGTCGCATCTGCTTTTTCCGACGGAAGGGCAGGAAGAGGACACCTAA
- a CDS encoding SIS domain-containing protein, whose amino-acid sequence MQLLAECTARQRKILICGNGGSAAAAEHIVDELMKSFILNRSLPQGFLRRLADAYPAHIEELSALQGGIAAISLVSGVALPTAFANDVNGDLSFAQQVYALANPGDIVLGISTSGNSANVNHALRVARLLSCTTIGLTGCDGGEMAELLDAELRYPSDIAAHVQELHLPMYHTLCTCLKEYVFGSQPAAAPAVPLCTTHDISHSPLRRPGIKANMPPRVDLLIFDFDGVFTDNIVRVDQHGHEAVYCSRSDSLGVDMLRAAHIPMLILSTETSPVVRARADKMRIPVEQGCGDKAAFLAAFMREHTLTPHNVIYMGNDVNDLAAMRLAGYVAAPRDAHPAVLKIAHIVTAAPGGKGAVREICDRILAAHACHARQRSI is encoded by the coding sequence ATGCAGCTGCTTGCAGAATGTACAGCGCGGCAGCGCAAAATTCTTATCTGCGGCAACGGGGGGAGCGCTGCCGCTGCCGAGCATATTGTGGACGAACTCATGAAATCCTTTATACTCAACCGTTCGCTTCCACAAGGCTTTTTGCGTCGTCTTGCTGATGCCTATCCCGCACACATAGAGGAACTCTCCGCCCTACAAGGTGGCATCGCCGCTATTTCGCTGGTATCAGGCGTAGCCCTGCCCACGGCTTTCGCAAATGATGTTAACGGGGATCTGTCCTTCGCCCAACAAGTCTATGCCTTGGCAAACCCCGGCGATATTGTGCTAGGCATTAGCACGTCGGGCAACTCCGCCAATGTAAACCACGCACTGCGCGTGGCTCGTCTGCTCTCTTGCACCACCATCGGTCTTACCGGCTGTGATGGCGGGGAAATGGCAGAACTGCTGGACGCTGAGTTGCGGTATCCTTCCGACATAGCCGCTCACGTACAGGAGCTACACCTCCCCATGTACCATACTCTGTGTACCTGCCTGAAAGAATACGTTTTCGGAAGCCAGCCAGCCGCAGCCCCTGCCGTGCCACTGTGTACTACCCATGATATTTCCCATAGCCCCCTCAGACGGCCTGGCATCAAGGCAAACATGCCCCCGCGCGTGGATCTACTGATTTTTGACTTTGACGGTGTTTTCACAGATAATATAGTACGTGTGGACCAGCACGGACACGAAGCCGTTTATTGCAGCCGGAGCGATAGTTTAGGAGTAGATATGCTACGGGCAGCTCATATCCCCATGCTAATCCTTTCAACAGAGACCAGTCCCGTAGTACGGGCACGAGCTGATAAAATGCGTATTCCCGTTGAGCAGGGCTGCGGCGACAAAGCCGCATTTCTTGCCGCTTTTATGCGGGAACACACACTTACTCCCCACAATGTCATCTACATGGGCAATGACGTCAATGATCTTGCCGCCATGAGGCTGGCAGGGTACGTTGCCGCGCCCCGCGATGCCCACCCTGCCGTGCTGAAAATAGCCCACATTGTCACTGCCGCTCCCGGCGGTAAAGGGGCCGTGCGTGAAATTTGTGACCGTATTCTCGCCGCGCATGCCTGCCATGCCAGACAACGCTCGATATGA
- the rfbG gene encoding CDP-glucose 4,6-dehydratase has product MNAFKDIYFAFSGRRVLVTGSTGFKGSWLCLWLKHMGSNVLGLGLEPPSIPSMHDALRLNEVVRHERVDIRSLNQLEKQVQKFQPEIVLHLAAQALVRPSYESPIITLETNIMGTAHLLEACRKCPSVRAVLIVTSDKCYRNNEWVWGYRENDPMGGHDPYSASKGCAELVTMSYIKSFFGLNEYGTSHHVAVGSARAGNAIGGGDWGKDRLIPDCFRALHDNKPIHIRYPSAVRPWQHVLECLSGYLQLAAKLYVEGPQYGCGWNFAPIDMGDIWPVEKIVRRICALWGNGTYVVDKDAQPHEAHMLRLDCTKANIELGWRPRYKVAEALNVTVDWYRAWSANPAPGHMREVTLRQIDAYAAAQTVVNDGVA; this is encoded by the coding sequence ATGAACGCCTTTAAGGATATATATTTTGCTTTTTCAGGGCGGCGTGTACTTGTCACTGGTTCCACAGGCTTCAAAGGTTCATGGCTTTGCCTATGGCTCAAACATATGGGTTCGAATGTTTTGGGACTCGGTCTTGAGCCGCCCAGCATTCCTTCCATGCATGACGCACTGCGGCTAAACGAGGTCGTGCGACACGAACGCGTCGATATCCGCTCACTAAATCAGCTTGAAAAACAAGTACAAAAATTTCAGCCCGAGATAGTCCTACATCTCGCAGCGCAGGCCCTAGTCAGACCCTCCTATGAATCCCCCATCATCACACTTGAGACCAACATCATGGGCACAGCACACCTGCTGGAAGCCTGCCGCAAGTGTCCCTCTGTACGTGCTGTCCTTATTGTCACCAGCGACAAGTGCTATCGCAACAATGAATGGGTATGGGGCTATCGTGAAAACGACCCTATGGGAGGACACGACCCCTACAGCGCTAGTAAAGGGTGCGCTGAGTTGGTGACGATGTCGTACATCAAATCATTTTTTGGACTGAATGAATACGGCACATCCCACCATGTGGCCGTGGGTTCGGCTCGCGCGGGCAACGCCATCGGTGGGGGCGACTGGGGCAAAGATCGCTTAATTCCCGACTGTTTTCGCGCCCTACACGACAACAAGCCCATACATATCCGATACCCATCCGCCGTGCGTCCCTGGCAGCATGTATTGGAGTGTCTGAGCGGATATTTGCAGCTAGCGGCCAAGCTATACGTCGAAGGGCCCCAATATGGCTGCGGCTGGAACTTTGCCCCCATAGACATGGGCGACATATGGCCAGTGGAAAAAATCGTCCGCCGTATCTGTGCACTGTGGGGCAATGGAACATATGTGGTGGACAAGGACGCGCAACCGCATGAAGCTCACATGCTTCGCCTAGACTGCACCAAAGCCAATATTGAACTGGGCTGGAGGCCGCGCTACAAGGTGGCTGAGGCCCTGAATGTCACTGTGGACTGGTATCGCGCATGGTCTGCCAACCCTGCGCCCGGACATATGCGCGAAGTGACCCTGCGTCAGATTGACGCCTATGCAGCCGCCCAAACTGTTGTTAATGATGGAGTCGCTTAA